A window of Hallerella porci genomic DNA:
ATATCGTAGTCGCCGATTGCGTACATGCCCGGCATTTCCGCCGTTTCGCCACCGATAAGGACCATATCGTTTTCGCGGCAAGCCTTGGACATGCCTTCCACGATGCCTGTCATCACCTGCGGGTAGAGAGCGCCCATGGCGACGTAATCGAGGAAGAAGAGCGGACGTGCGCCCTGAACGAGAATGTCGTTGCAACAGTGGTTCACAATGTCCTGCCCCGGGAGCGTCGGGGTGTTCATTTCGATATCGACCTTGAGCTTGGTTCCAACGCCATCGACAGAGCTGACCAGAACCGGATCTTTCAGGTCCAAATGGTTCAGGGTGAAGAGTCCGCCAAAATTGCCGACATCGCCCAAAACGCCCGCATTGAACGTAGAACGAACCGACTTTTTCACGCCGACCATGGCTTCGTCTGCACGAGAAAGGGAAACACCAGCGTCTGCATAATTCATACGATTTTTCCTTTGTGTTTGTTTTATTGATTTTTTTGCTGGAGCTGCTTTTCATCGATATTGCGCAAGGCATCCAGAATTAAACTCGTCGTATCGGCCTGTTGATTGATGTTTACAGCGTCCGGCATCAGATGCGTGTCCAATTTGAACAGAGCCGAGTCGTCCCAAGAAAGCATCTTTTCCAAAGCGTCCGGCCCGGTCAAGCGTCCGCATTTCGCACAGCAAATCCGACCGTCCCTAAAGGCGATAAAGCCCGAAACGCCTTCGCATTCCAAAAGCACCGTTCCCGTAATGCGGCTTTTTTCCAACGTCTGGGCAAAATCGATAAAAGGCAAAACATGTGCGCTCGCCAAAAGAGATAGGCTTTCAAATTCGTCCAAGGCCTGATTTTTTGCCCGCAAGCGATCCGCCGCAATTTTATACAGGCAGACGACAATGCTCGGATTTTTTTTCCAAGAACTTGATGAACGCTTCCCGCGGGAGGTGCAGCACCGTGCAATCCTCGGCAGCAATCACCGTATTGTTGATTGGCTCGTTGCAAAGAATCGATATTTCCCCAAAGCAAGCGCCCGTTTCCAACTAGGCGATGACATTGTAGCTGCCGTCCGCAAACATCCGACCGCAAATCTGGGCGCGACCGCTCTGCAACACGCAAAACGTTTCTCCCATTTCTCCACCGACAATAATCGCTTCTCCCGCTTCGTATTCCCGAATTTGGGAATTCAACAAGAAAAAATCGGCGGATTCACGCGGAATCTGCTGAAGGAACGGTTTCTCCATTTCATAAGACGCCGAGATCCAATCACCAATACCAGAACGACCAATCATATCAAATTAAATATTAGAAAGTTTACGATACCATTTGGAAGAGATCCCCGGAAAAAGAGCTGGATGTAGAATTTTCGCCACGTCCAGCAGCAAGGAATCCGGCTTTACCACCGCACTTTCGTAGTAATCCAACCCGCCCGCAGGCCCTTTTCGCAAATCATAACCGTAAATTTCACCGGATTTCCACACGGGAAAAAGCCGAATCCGCTCCTCGTTTGCGCTGATTTCGTCGAGAGTCGCGTATCCGCCCGCATTGATCCACACATCCGCTTTTTGCACATCGATTAAAGCCCTTTCAAAAGGCAGAGAAAGCGTTTCTAAAGCCGAGTCCGACCGCCAAAGATAGATCCCTCCCGCATCCCGGATAAGCGCGGCCATAAAGCTGTTTCCCGAAGAAGCGAGCCAGCTTCCCGAAGACGGCGTTCCCGTGAAAACAACGGGCCTTTCCGAGTCTTTCAACAAATCCAGCCGGCCTTTAATCGCCAAATATTTTTTTTCGCTTTGAGAAAAAAGGGAATCCGCCAGAGCTTCGCGACCGGTCAGAACGCCAAAGAACTTTATCCATTCCGCTTTGCCGAGCGGATGTTTTTCCCGCCATTCCGAAGTCAATACGACCGGCATCTTTAACTGCGAAAGCTTGGGGTACGCATCGTGAATTGTCTCGCCTGTCGAAAATGCAAAAATGGCATCGGAGCGCAGCCCGTATATTTTTTCGGGAGAAAGTTCCACGCCTTCACCGACTTCGCTCACCCGCAAAGAGTCCACTCGACGGTAAAAGGCCGAATCCGCAATGTATTTTTTGGAATCCACGCCGACAATCCGCTCCGGCACCTTCAATGCGGAAAGGTATCCAAGATAGGTCGAAGAAAGTATCGTCATCCGTTCAACAGGAAGCGCAAGA
This region includes:
- a CDS encoding DUF4388 domain-containing protein, translated to MDEFESLSLLASAHVLPFIDFAQTLEKSRITGTVLLECEGVSGFIAFRDGRICCAKCGRLTGPDALEKMLSWDDSALFKLDTHLMPDAVNINQQADTTSLILDALRNIDEKQLQQKNQ
- a CDS encoding cyclic nucleotide-binding domain-containing protein, with the translated sequence MIAAEDCTVLHLPREAFIKFLEKKSEHCRLPV
- a CDS encoding cyclic nucleotide-binding domain-containing protein, which codes for MIGRSGIGDWISASYEMEKPFLQQIPRESADFFLLNSQIREYEAGEAIIVGGEMGETFCVLQSGRAQICGRMFADGSYNVIA
- a CDS encoding ABC transporter substrate-binding protein, giving the protein MAVVIWVWGLPEERRADAKNRAYAESAALSLSYAANFGVDSCGGFRFLWVRNGKMPPLRWLLRDSLSPSNVPPDLAEFPRLALPVERMTILSSTYLGYLSALKVPERIVGVDSKKYIADSAFYRRVDSLRVSEVGEGVELSPEKIYGLRSDAIFAFSTGETIHDAYPKLSQLKMPVVLTSEWREKHPLGKAEWIKFFGVLTGREALADSLFSQSEKKYLAIKGRLDLLKDSERPVVFTGTPSSGSWLASSGNSFMAALIRDAGGIYLWRSDSALETLSLPFERALIDVQKADVWINAGGYATLDEISANEERIRLFPVWKSGEIYGYDLRKGPAGGLDYYESAVVKPDSLLLDVAKILHPALFPGISSKWYRKLSNI